The following are encoded together in the Pseudomonas sp. IB20 genome:
- a CDS encoding divergent polysaccharide deacetylase family protein, whose amino-acid sequence MRFALIIAVLCSLAGVAHATPAGEPHKAYLTLIIDDLGQNLPRDRRVLALPGPVTMAIMPDTPHAAEFAREAHKAGKIVILHMPMDPATGPFAWHPDLPIEELGKRLEAAFKAVPYTAGINNHMGSRMTAQPAAMAWLMAELQRRNKFFVDSRTSAQTVAAAEAQKIGLAHVSRDVFLDDERTEAAITTQLQTAIKLAHKQGSAVMIGHPYPQTLAVLERELPKLKAQGIDWIDIKLMISVRGNQAMAGHGKNGIYLPLRR is encoded by the coding sequence ATGCGTTTTGCCCTGATCATCGCTGTGCTGTGCAGCCTGGCAGGCGTCGCCCACGCGACGCCTGCGGGCGAGCCGCATAAAGCCTACCTGACCCTTATCATCGACGACCTGGGGCAAAACCTGCCCCGGGATCGTCGCGTGCTGGCCCTGCCTGGGCCGGTGACCATGGCGATCATGCCGGACACGCCCCACGCCGCCGAATTCGCCCGCGAAGCGCACAAGGCCGGCAAGATCGTGATCCTGCACATGCCCATGGACCCGGCTACCGGCCCGTTCGCCTGGCACCCCGACTTGCCCATCGAAGAACTCGGCAAACGCCTGGAGGCCGCCTTCAAGGCCGTGCCCTACACCGCCGGCATCAATAACCACATGGGCAGCCGCATGACCGCCCAACCGGCCGCCATGGCGTGGCTGATGGCCGAGCTGCAACGACGCAACAAGTTCTTTGTCGACAGCCGCACCAGTGCACAGACCGTCGCCGCCGCCGAGGCGCAGAAGATTGGCTTGGCGCATGTCTCGCGGGATGTATTCCTCGATGACGAGCGCACCGAAGCGGCGATCACCACGCAGCTGCAAACCGCAATCAAACTGGCGCACAAACAAGGTTCAGCCGTAATGATCGGCCACCCTTACCCGCAAACCCTGGCGGTATTGGAGCGCGAGTTGCCCAAGCTCAAGGCCCAGGGCATCGACTGGATTGATATCAAGTTGATGATCAGCGTACGTGGCAATCAGGCCATGGCCGGGCATGGGAAAAACGGCATTTATCTTCCGTTGCGTAGATAA
- the hisA gene encoding 1-(5-phosphoribosyl)-5-[(5-phosphoribosylamino)methylideneamino]imidazole-4-carboxamide isomerase → MLIIPAIDLKDGACVRLRQGRMEDSTVFSDDPVSMAAKWVEGGCRRLHLVDLNGAFEGQPVNGEVVTAIAKRYPNLPIQIGGGIRSLETIEHYVKAGVSYVIIGTKAVKDPAFVAEACRAFPGKVIVGLDAKDGFVATDGWAEISTVQVIDLAKQFEADGVSAIVYTDIAKDGMMQGCNVPFTAALAAATKIPVIASGGIHNLGDIKSLLDAKAPGIIGAITGRAIYEGTLDVAEAQAYCDAYNG, encoded by the coding sequence ATGCTGATTATCCCCGCTATCGATCTCAAGGACGGCGCTTGTGTACGCCTGCGCCAAGGCCGCATGGAAGATTCCACCGTGTTCTCCGACGACCCGGTGAGCATGGCTGCCAAATGGGTAGAAGGTGGCTGCCGTCGTCTGCATCTGGTGGACTTGAACGGCGCCTTCGAAGGCCAGCCGGTGAATGGTGAGGTGGTTACCGCCATCGCCAAGCGCTACCCGAACCTGCCGATCCAGATCGGCGGCGGTATTCGCTCCTTGGAAACCATCGAGCACTACGTCAAAGCCGGCGTGAGCTACGTAATCATCGGCACCAAAGCCGTTAAAGACCCAGCCTTCGTTGCTGAAGCCTGCCGCGCGTTCCCGGGCAAGGTGATCGTGGGCCTGGACGCCAAAGACGGTTTTGTCGCCACCGACGGCTGGGCTGAAATCAGCACCGTGCAGGTGATCGACCTGGCCAAGCAGTTCGAAGCTGACGGTGTGTCCGCCATCGTTTATACCGACATCGCCAAAGACGGCATGATGCAGGGCTGCAACGTACCGTTCACCGCTGCTTTGGCTGCGGCTACCAAGATCCCGGTGATCGCTTCCGGTGGTATCCACAACCTGGGCGACATCAAGTCGCTGCTGGACGCCAAGGCGCCTGGCATCATCGGCGCCATCACTGGCCGCGCGATCTACGAAGGTACCTTGGACGTCGCCGAAGCCCAGGCTTACTGCGACGCCTACAACGGCTGA
- a CDS encoding tRNA (cytidine(34)-2'-O)-methyltransferase: MFHVILFQPEIPPNTGNVIRLCANSGCHLHLIEPLGFDMDDKRLRRAGLDYHEYATLKRHADLASCLESLGHPRLFAFTTKGSRPFHDASFAEGDAFLFGPESRGLPAEVLDALPDGHRLRLPMREGCRSLNLSNTVAVAVYEGWRQLGFK; this comes from the coding sequence ATGTTTCACGTCATCCTTTTTCAACCAGAAATTCCGCCGAATACCGGCAACGTTATCAGGCTGTGCGCCAACAGTGGCTGCCACCTGCATTTGATTGAGCCGCTGGGCTTCGACATGGACGACAAGCGCCTGCGCCGGGCCGGGCTGGACTACCACGAGTACGCCACGCTCAAGCGCCACGCCGATCTGGCCAGCTGCCTGGAAAGCCTGGGCCACCCACGGCTGTTCGCGTTTACCACCAAGGGCTCGCGGCCGTTTCATGATGCCAGCTTTGCCGAAGGCGACGCCTTCCTGTTCGGCCCGGAAAGCCGTGGCCTGCCGGCCGAGGTGCTCGACGCACTGCCCGACGGCCATCGCCTGCGCTTGCCGATGCGCGAGGGTTGCCGCAGCTTGAACCTGTCGAACACCGTGGCCGTCGCGGTCTACGAAGGCTGGCGCCAGCTCGGCTTCAAGTAA
- a CDS encoding S41 family peptidase — MLHLSRLTSLALTIALVIGAPLAFADQAAGAAPAATTATTAATTKAPLPLDELRTFAEVMDRIKAAYVEPVDDKTLLENAIKGMLSNLDPHSAYLGPEDFAELQESTSGEFGGLGIEVGSEDGQIKVVSPIDDTPASKAGIQAGDLIVKINGQPTRGQSMTEAVDKMRGKLGQKITLTLVRDGGNPFDVTLARATITVKSVKSQLLESGYGYIRITQFQVKTGDEVAKALAKLRKDNGKKLNGIVLDLRNNPGGVLQSAVEVVDHFITKGLIVYTKGRIANSELRFSATGNDLSENVPLAVLINGGSASASEIVAGALQDQKRGVLMGTTSFGKGSVQTVLPLNNERALKITTALYYTPNGRSIQAQGIVPDIEVRKAKITNEIDSEYYKEADLQGHLGNGNGGADQPTGSATKAKPMPQDDDYQLAQALSLLKGLSITRSR, encoded by the coding sequence ATGCTGCATTTGTCCCGCCTCACTTCGCTGGCCCTGACGATCGCCCTGGTGATCGGCGCGCCTCTGGCTTTTGCCGACCAGGCCGCTGGAGCTGCACCCGCCGCCACGACCGCGACCACGGCTGCGACCACCAAGGCCCCGCTGCCGTTGGACGAGCTGCGTACCTTTGCCGAGGTCATGGACCGGATCAAGGCAGCCTATGTCGAACCCGTAGACGATAAAACCCTGCTGGAAAATGCCATCAAGGGCATGCTCAGCAACCTCGACCCGCACTCTGCCTACCTGGGCCCGGAAGATTTCGCTGAGCTGCAGGAAAGCACCAGCGGCGAATTCGGCGGCCTGGGCATCGAAGTCGGCTCCGAAGACGGCCAGATCAAAGTGGTGTCGCCGATCGACGACACCCCAGCATCCAAGGCCGGTATCCAGGCCGGCGACTTGATCGTGAAGATCAACGGCCAGCCGACCCGTGGCCAGTCCATGACCGAAGCCGTCGACAAGATGCGCGGCAAGCTCGGCCAAAAAATCACCCTGACCTTGGTGCGCGACGGCGGCAACCCGTTTGACGTAACCCTGGCCCGCGCGACCATCACGGTCAAGAGCGTGAAGAGCCAGCTGCTGGAGTCGGGCTACGGTTACATCCGTATCACCCAGTTCCAGGTCAAGACCGGCGACGAAGTGGCCAAGGCCCTGGCCAAGCTGCGCAAAGACAACGGCAAGAAACTCAACGGCATCGTGCTCGACCTGCGTAACAACCCGGGCGGCGTGTTGCAGTCGGCGGTGGAAGTGGTCGACCACTTCATCACCAAAGGCCTGATCGTCTACACCAAGGGCCGTATCGCTAACTCCGAACTGCGCTTCTCAGCGACCGGCAATGACCTCAGCGAAAACGTGCCATTGGCTGTGCTGATCAACGGCGGCAGCGCCTCGGCCTCCGAAATCGTCGCCGGCGCCTTGCAAGACCAGAAACGCGGCGTACTGATGGGCACCACCAGTTTCGGCAAAGGCTCGGTGCAAACCGTGTTGCCGCTCAACAACGAGCGCGCGCTGAAGATCACCACGGCGCTGTACTACACGCCGAACGGTCGCTCGATCCAGGCCCAAGGCATCGTGCCGGACATCGAAGTACGTAAAGCCAAGATCACCAACGAGATCGACAGCGAGTACTACAAAGAGGCCGACCTGCAAGGCCACCTGGGCAATGGCAACGGCGGCGCCGACCAGCCGACCGGCAGCGCCACCAAAGCCAAGCCGATGCCGCAGGACGATGATTATCAACTGGCCCAGGCGCTGAGCCTGCTTAAAGGCCTGAGCATTACGCGCAGCCGTTGA
- the secB gene encoding protein-export chaperone SecB translates to MTDQQNTEAAETQGPQFSLQRIYVRDLSFEAPKSPAIFRQEWTPSVALDLNTRQKALEGDFHEVVLTLSVTVKNGEEVAFIAEVQQAGIFLIQGLDEASMSHTLGAFCPNILFPYARETLDSLVTRGSFPALMLAPVNFDALYAQELQRMQQEGSSTVQ, encoded by the coding sequence ATGACTGACCAACAGAATACTGAAGCAGCAGAAACCCAAGGCCCACAATTCTCGCTGCAGCGGATCTACGTGCGTGACCTGTCGTTCGAGGCGCCGAAAAGCCCGGCCATCTTCCGTCAGGAATGGACTCCAAGCGTTGCGCTGGACCTGAACACCCGTCAAAAGGCACTGGAAGGTGACTTCCACGAAGTCGTGCTGACCCTGTCGGTCACCGTCAAGAATGGCGAAGAAGTCGCCTTCATCGCTGAAGTGCAACAGGCCGGTATCTTCCTGATCCAGGGCCTGGACGAAGCGTCCATGAGCCACACCCTGGGCGCGTTCTGCCCGAACATCCTGTTCCCGTATGCCCGTGAGACCCTGGACAGCCTGGTCACCCGTGGCTCGTTCCCTGCGCTGATGCTGGCTCCGGTGAACTTCGATGCCTTGTACGCGCAAGAGCTGCAGCGCATGCAACAGGAAGGTTCGTCGACCGTTCAGTAA
- the hisH gene encoding imidazole glycerol phosphate synthase subunit HisH, which yields MQTVAVIDYGMGNLHSVAKALEHVGAGKVLITSDANVIREADRVVFPGVGAIRDCMAEIRRLGFDSLVREVSQDRPFLGICVGMQALLDSSEENDGVDCIGLFPGQVKFFGKGLHEDGEHLKVPHMGWNEVRQAVDHPLWHEVPDMARFYFVHSYYIAAGNPRQVVGGGHYGVDFAAALAEGSRFAVQFHPEKSHTHGLQLLQNFAAWDGRW from the coding sequence ATGCAGACGGTCGCGGTTATCGATTACGGCATGGGTAACCTGCACTCGGTGGCCAAGGCCCTCGAACACGTAGGCGCTGGCAAGGTGCTGATCACCAGCGATGCCAATGTGATTCGCGAAGCCGACCGGGTCGTATTTCCCGGTGTGGGCGCGATTCGCGATTGCATGGCTGAGATCCGCCGCCTGGGCTTTGACAGCCTGGTGCGTGAAGTCAGCCAGGACCGGCCGTTCCTCGGCATCTGTGTGGGCATGCAAGCTTTGCTCGACAGCAGTGAAGAGAACGACGGCGTCGACTGCATCGGCCTGTTCCCAGGCCAGGTGAAGTTCTTCGGTAAAGGCCTGCACGAAGACGGCGAACACCTGAAAGTCCCGCATATGGGCTGGAACGAAGTTCGCCAGGCCGTGGATCACCCGTTGTGGCACGAAGTGCCAGACATGGCGCGTTTCTACTTCGTGCACAGCTACTACATCGCCGCCGGTAACCCGCGCCAGGTGGTGGGTGGCGGGCACTACGGCGTCGACTTCGCCGCAGCGCTGGCCGAAGGTTCGCGTTTTGCCGTGCAATTCCACCCGGAGAAGAGCCATACCCATGGCCTGCAATTGTTGCAGAACTTCGCCGCGTGGGATGGTCGCTGGTAA
- the gpmI gene encoding 2,3-bisphosphoglycerate-independent phosphoglycerate mutase: protein MTTTPKPLVLIILDGFGHSESHHDNAVYSAKKPVLDRLTATVPNGLISGSGMDVGLPDGQMGNSEVGHMNLGAGRVVYQDFTRVTKSIRDGEFFENPTICAAVDKAVAAGKAVHFMGLLSDGGVHSHQDHLVAMAELAFKRGADKIYLHAFLDGRDTPPKSAQSSIELLDATFAALGKGRIASLVGRYFAMDRDNRWDRVAQAYNLIVDGQAEFNAATAQEGLEAAYARGESDEFVKATTLGEPVKVEDGDAVVFMNFRADRARELSHVFVDAGFKDFERARQPKVEFVMLTQYAANIPAPSAFAPGSLENVLGDYLAKNGKTQLRIAETEKYAHVTFFFSGGREEPFPGEERILIPSPKVATYDLQPEMSAPEVTDKIVDAIDNQRYDVIVVNYANGDMVGHSGNLEAAVKAVECLDLCVGRIVDALEKVGGEALITADHGNCEQMSDESTGQAHTAHTTEPVPFIYVGKRDLKVREGGVLADVAPTMLKLMGLEKPKEMTGTSILV from the coding sequence ATGACTACTACGCCTAAACCTTTGGTCCTGATAATTCTCGATGGCTTCGGACACAGTGAAAGCCACCACGACAACGCCGTGTACTCGGCCAAGAAGCCGGTACTCGACCGCCTCACCGCCACCGTACCCAACGGTTTGATCTCAGGTTCGGGGATGGATGTAGGCCTGCCGGACGGCCAGATGGGCAACTCGGAAGTCGGCCACATGAACCTCGGCGCCGGACGAGTGGTATACCAAGACTTCACGCGCGTGACCAAATCGATCCGCGACGGCGAGTTCTTCGAGAACCCGACCATTTGCGCGGCGGTGGATAAAGCAGTCGCAGCCGGCAAGGCCGTGCACTTCATGGGCCTGTTGTCCGACGGCGGCGTGCACAGCCACCAGGACCACCTGGTCGCCATGGCCGAGCTGGCGTTCAAGCGCGGCGCCGACAAGATCTACCTGCACGCCTTCCTCGACGGCCGCGACACCCCGCCAAAAAGCGCGCAGTCGTCCATCGAGCTGCTCGACGCCACCTTCGCCGCCCTCGGCAAGGGCCGCATCGCCAGCCTGGTCGGCCGTTACTTCGCCATGGACCGTGACAACCGCTGGGACCGCGTGGCCCAGGCCTACAACCTGATCGTCGACGGCCAGGCCGAATTCAACGCCGCCACCGCACAGGAAGGCCTGGAGGCCGCCTATGCGCGTGGCGAGAGCGATGAATTCGTCAAAGCCACTACCCTCGGCGAGCCGGTGAAAGTCGAAGACGGCGACGCCGTGGTGTTCATGAACTTCCGCGCCGACCGTGCCCGTGAGCTGAGCCACGTGTTCGTCGATGCCGGTTTCAAAGATTTTGAGCGCGCACGCCAACCGAAAGTCGAGTTCGTGATGCTCACCCAATACGCCGCCAACATTCCGGCCCCCTCGGCGTTTGCCCCGGGCAGCCTGGAAAACGTGTTGGGCGACTACCTGGCGAAAAACGGCAAGACCCAGTTGCGCATCGCCGAAACCGAAAAATACGCCCACGTGACCTTCTTCTTCTCCGGCGGGCGTGAAGAACCGTTCCCGGGCGAAGAACGCATCCTGATCCCGTCGCCAAAAGTCGCCACCTACGACCTGCAGCCGGAAATGAGCGCACCCGAAGTCACCGACAAGATCGTCGATGCCATCGACAATCAGCGTTACGACGTGATCGTGGTCAACTACGCCAACGGCGACATGGTGGGCCACAGCGGTAACCTGGAAGCGGCCGTAAAAGCCGTCGAATGCCTGGACCTGTGCGTCGGCCGCATCGTCGACGCCCTGGAGAAAGTCGGCGGCGAAGCGCTGATCACCGCCGACCACGGCAACTGCGAGCAGATGTCCGACGAATCCACCGGGCAAGCCCACACCGCCCACACCACCGAGCCGGTGCCGTTCATCTATGTCGGCAAGCGCGACCTGAAAGTGCGTGAAGGCGGAGTGCTGGCGGATGTGGCGCCGACCATGCTGAAGCTGATGGGGTTGGAGAAGCCGAAAGAGATGACCGGGACTTCGATTCTGGTTTGA
- the hisF gene encoding imidazole glycerol phosphate synthase subunit HisF, with protein MALAKRIIPCLDVDNGRVVKGVKFENIRDAGDPVEIARRYDEQGADEITFLDITASVDGRDTTLHTVERMASQVFIPLTVGGGVRTVQDIRNLLNAGADKVSINTAAVFNPEFVGEAAQHFGSQCIVVAIDAKKVSGPGETPRWEIFTHGGRKPTGLDAVEWAMKMEGLGAGEILLTSMDQDGMKNGFDLGVTRAISDALGIPVIASGGVGNLQHLADGVIEGHASAVLAASIFHFGEYTVPEAKAYMAARGIVVR; from the coding sequence ATGGCGCTGGCCAAACGCATCATCCCTTGCCTGGACGTCGACAACGGTCGCGTGGTCAAGGGCGTCAAGTTCGAGAACATCCGTGACGCCGGCGACCCGGTGGAAATCGCGCGTCGCTACGATGAGCAAGGTGCTGACGAGATTACCTTTCTCGACATCACCGCCAGCGTCGACGGCCGCGACACCACGCTGCATACCGTGGAACGCATGGCCAGCCAGGTGTTTATCCCGCTGACCGTGGGCGGCGGCGTGCGTACCGTGCAAGACATCCGCAACCTGCTCAATGCCGGCGCGGACAAGGTCTCGATCAATACCGCGGCGGTATTCAACCCGGAGTTTGTCGGCGAAGCCGCGCAGCACTTCGGCTCGCAATGCATCGTGGTCGCCATCGACGCCAAAAAAGTCTCCGGCCCGGGTGAAACACCGCGCTGGGAGATCTTCACTCACGGCGGCCGCAAGCCCACCGGGCTGGACGCGGTGGAGTGGGCGATGAAGATGGAAGGCCTGGGCGCCGGTGAAATCCTGCTGACCAGCATGGACCAGGACGGCATGAAAAACGGCTTCGACCTCGGCGTCACCCGCGCCATCAGCGATGCGCTGGGCATTCCGGTGATTGCCTCCGGCGGCGTCGGCAACCTGCAGCACCTGGCCGACGGCGTGATCGAAGGCCACGCCAGCGCCGTGCTGGCGGCGAGTATTTTCCACTTTGGCGAATACACCGTTCCCGAGGCCAAGGCCTACATGGCGGCGCGCGGTATCGTCGTTCGCTAA
- a CDS encoding murein hydrolase activator EnvC family protein, whose product MLRALITLALVCLLQPAFADERAQTQQQLDATRQDITELKKLLGKLQEEKSGVQKDLRGTETEMGKLEKQVQELQKELKKSESELERLDAEKKKLQSARVEQQRLIAIQARAAYQSGRQEYLKLLLNQQNPEKFARTLTYYDYLSKARLAQLKGFNETLRQLANVEQEIADQQSQLLDQKSALDTQRDQLDKVRKERQLALAKLNNDVKARDAKLQAREQDQADLGKVLKTIEETLARQAREAEEARQKALIAQQEAEKKRQREAELAATTDAPAPRKPPRAAPGPLVSSAGENFGGPFASARGKLPWPVDGRLLARFGETRGDDTRAKWDGVMISAGAGSQVHAVHGGRVVFADWLRGAGLLVILDHGNGYLSLYGHNQTLLKSAGDVVKAGESISTVGNSGGQDTPALYFAIRQQGRPSDPAQWCRSQG is encoded by the coding sequence ATGCTTCGCGCCTTGATTACCCTCGCTCTTGTCTGCCTGCTCCAACCGGCGTTTGCCGATGAGCGCGCACAAACCCAACAACAGTTGGACGCTACGCGTCAGGACATTACTGAGCTGAAAAAACTGCTCGGCAAGCTCCAGGAAGAAAAATCCGGGGTGCAGAAAGACCTGCGCGGCACGGAAACCGAGATGGGCAAGCTCGAGAAGCAGGTCCAGGAGCTGCAAAAAGAATTAAAGAAGAGCGAGTCGGAACTGGAGCGACTCGACGCTGAGAAAAAAAAACTCCAGAGCGCACGCGTTGAACAGCAACGCCTGATCGCGATCCAGGCCCGCGCCGCCTACCAGAGCGGCCGCCAGGAATACCTCAAGCTGCTGCTTAACCAGCAGAACCCAGAAAAATTCGCGCGTACCCTCACCTATTACGACTACCTGAGCAAGGCACGTCTGGCGCAACTTAAGGGTTTTAACGAAACCCTGCGCCAACTGGCCAATGTCGAACAGGAAATTGCCGACCAGCAATCCCAGCTGCTCGACCAGAAAAGCGCCCTCGACACCCAGCGCGACCAACTGGACAAGGTACGTAAGGAGCGCCAGCTGGCACTGGCCAAGCTCAATAACGATGTAAAAGCCCGCGACGCCAAGCTCCAAGCACGCGAGCAGGACCAGGCCGACCTCGGCAAAGTGCTCAAAACCATCGAAGAAACCCTGGCCCGCCAGGCACGTGAGGCTGAAGAAGCGCGCCAGAAAGCGCTGATCGCCCAGCAGGAAGCGGAAAAAAAGCGCCAGCGTGAGGCCGAACTGGCAGCTACCACCGACGCACCGGCGCCCCGTAAACCGCCGCGCGCAGCCCCTGGGCCACTGGTTTCCAGCGCCGGCGAGAACTTCGGCGGCCCTTTTGCTTCAGCGCGCGGCAAACTTCCATGGCCCGTTGATGGTCGACTACTGGCACGCTTCGGTGAAACCCGTGGCGATGACACCCGCGCCAAGTGGGATGGCGTCATGATCAGCGCCGGCGCCGGCAGCCAGGTGCATGCCGTGCATGGTGGCCGTGTGGTGTTTGCCGATTGGCTGCGGGGCGCGGGTTTGTTGGTGATTCTTGACCACGGTAATGGCTATTTGAGCCTTTACGGCCACAATCAGACTTTACTCAAGTCGGCAGGTGATGTTGTAAAAGCCGGTGAATCCATCTCCACTGTCGGTAACAGTGGTGGGCAGGACACGCCAGCGCTGTACTTCGCTATTCGTCAGCAGGGCCGCCCGAGCGACCCTGCACAATGGTGCCGTTCCCAAGGATAG
- a CDS encoding DUF2164 domain-containing protein, translating into MAKKPKVPVLNLTPEQEGEATLTIKRFMEDRFELKLGSFEVAELLELFTTEVAPHYYNRAIFDTQTLLKERFESIESDLWSLEKP; encoded by the coding sequence ATGGCCAAGAAGCCGAAAGTGCCGGTCTTGAACCTCACGCCCGAACAGGAGGGTGAGGCTACCCTCACGATCAAGCGCTTCATGGAAGACCGCTTCGAGCTCAAGCTGGGCTCGTTCGAGGTCGCCGAGCTTCTTGAGTTGTTCACCACCGAAGTGGCGCCGCATTATTACAACAGGGCGATTTTCGACACGCAGACGCTCCTTAAAGAAAGGTTCGAAAGCATCGAAAGCGACTTGTGGTCGCTTGAGAAACCCTGA
- a CDS encoding substrate-binding periplasmic protein has translation MFKTLLLALASTSVLMAGAAHAEEPSDAALVLLTENFPPYNMAKNGKNFAKDENIEGIAVDIVRETFKRAGISYNLTLRFPWERIYKLALEKPGYGVFVMARLPDREALFKWVGPIGPDDWVLLAKADSKIELSDLEHARRYKIGAYKGDAIAQTLEKQGLNPLVVLRDQDNAQKLMDGQIDLWATGDPAGRYLARQVGVTGLKTVLRFNSAQLYLALNKDVPDDVVTKLQAALDQLRGEGVLEQIIARYL, from the coding sequence ATGTTCAAGACCTTGTTGCTCGCCCTCGCCAGTACCTCCGTGCTTATGGCCGGTGCTGCCCACGCCGAAGAACCGTCTGACGCCGCCCTGGTGTTGCTGACGGAAAACTTTCCGCCTTACAACATGGCGAAAAACGGCAAAAATTTCGCCAAGGACGAGAACATCGAAGGCATCGCCGTGGACATCGTCCGCGAGACTTTCAAGCGTGCCGGCATTTCCTACAACCTGACCCTGCGGTTTCCTTGGGAGCGAATCTACAAACTCGCCCTGGAAAAACCCGGTTACGGCGTATTCGTGATGGCGCGCCTGCCGGATCGCGAAGCCTTGTTCAAATGGGTCGGCCCTATCGGCCCTGATGATTGGGTGTTGTTGGCCAAGGCCGACAGCAAGATAGAGCTGTCGGACCTTGAGCATGCCCGTCGTTACAAGATTGGTGCCTACAAGGGCGACGCCATTGCCCAGACCCTGGAAAAACAGGGCCTCAACCCGTTGGTGGTGCTGCGCGACCAAGACAACGCGCAAAAGCTCATGGATGGCCAGATCGACCTGTGGGCCACCGGCGATCCTGCCGGGCGTTACCTGGCGCGCCAGGTCGGCGTAACGGGGCTCAAGACCGTGTTGCGCTTCAACAGCGCCCAGCTCTACCTCGCGCTGAACAAAGACGTGCCGGATGACGTGGTGACCAAACTCCAAGCGGCACTCGATCAGTTACGGGGCGAGGGTGTCCTCGAACAGATCATAGCCCGCTATCTCTAG
- a CDS encoding rhodanese-like domain-containing protein, whose amino-acid sequence MVDHLIAFATAHYLLAGAFVILLALLIAHEMSRGGRSLSTSELTALVNKDEAVVVDIRPVKDFAAGHIVGALNIPQDKLIARLVELEKYKGKTIILVDAQGQHAGTHAREMLKAGFTAAKLSGGIGSWKADNLPLVK is encoded by the coding sequence ATGGTTGATCACCTGATTGCATTTGCCACTGCCCACTACCTGCTCGCGGGTGCCTTCGTCATCCTGCTGGCGCTGCTGATCGCTCATGAAATGAGCCGCGGTGGCCGCAGCCTGAGCACGTCGGAGCTGACCGCGCTGGTCAACAAGGATGAGGCCGTTGTCGTGGATATTCGCCCGGTCAAGGATTTTGCCGCCGGCCATATCGTCGGCGCCCTGAACATTCCACAGGACAAGCTCATCGCACGCCTGGTCGAGCTGGAAAAATACAAAGGCAAGACCATTATTCTGGTCGACGCCCAAGGCCAGCACGCCGGGACCCACGCCCGCGAGATGCTCAAGGCTGGTTTCACCGCCGCCAAACTGTCCGGCGGTATCGGCAGTTGGAAGGCCGATAACCTGCCGTTGGTGAAGTGA
- the grxC gene encoding glutaredoxin 3, with the protein MSQVVVYSSDWCPYCMRAKALLEKKGVAFEEIKVDGKPQVRAEMTQKAGRTSVPQIWIGDKHVGGCDDLFALERAGKLDALLLV; encoded by the coding sequence ATGAGTCAGGTTGTCGTTTACTCCAGCGATTGGTGCCCTTACTGCATGCGGGCCAAGGCCCTGCTTGAGAAAAAGGGCGTTGCCTTCGAAGAGATCAAGGTCGACGGCAAACCTCAGGTGCGCGCCGAAATGACCCAGAAGGCGGGGCGCACGTCCGTGCCGCAGATCTGGATCGGCGACAAGCATGTCGGTGGTTGCGATGACCTGTTCGCCCTGGAGCGCGCCGGTAAACTCGATGCGCTGCTGCTCGTCTGA